A single region of the Acidimicrobiales bacterium genome encodes:
- a CDS encoding NAD(P)/FAD-dependent oxidoreductase, protein MADQPRHRVVVVGGGFGGLPATRLLARSRDVEVTLLDRRNHHLFQPLLYQVATGILSPGQISPVLRHLFRKHQNVRVELARVTGFDLDRRVVRTTMIPGQQREFPYDSLIVAAGVNQSYFGHDEFALIAPGMKTIDDSLELRRRIYGAFELAESSTDASEQRFWLTVVVVGAGPTGVELAGQIRELAARSLRRDFRSIDPSSVRVVLLDGGKEPLANFGDRLSGKAARDLEHMGVELRMGERVVGVDGLGVDVGGPDGKDRIRAGTTIWAAGVQASPLAAQLAEASGAQTDHAGRIAVLPDLTLPGHPEVFALGDMATLNDLPGVVEVALQGGLHAANTVRRRLKGDTRSVAFKYRDLGSAAAIGRFKAIVSVRGLRLSGFPGWVVWMFVHIGFLNGFGNRLTTMFRWARSMIGRSRPERVFSVGRTGGDVSLPEEVRAKIMPSPFPAMDVQLRRGETTDR, encoded by the coding sequence TTGGCTGACCAACCGCGACACCGGGTCGTGGTCGTCGGGGGTGGCTTTGGCGGCCTCCCAGCGACACGCCTCTTGGCCCGGTCGAGGGACGTCGAGGTGACCCTCCTCGACCGGCGGAACCACCATCTGTTCCAGCCCCTGCTCTACCAGGTAGCGACCGGCATTCTGTCGCCCGGCCAGATCTCGCCCGTGCTCCGCCACTTGTTCCGCAAGCACCAGAACGTGCGCGTCGAGCTGGCACGCGTGACGGGCTTCGATCTCGACAGGCGGGTGGTGCGGACGACGATGATCCCCGGGCAGCAGCGGGAGTTTCCCTACGACAGCCTCATCGTGGCTGCCGGGGTCAACCAGTCGTACTTCGGCCACGACGAGTTCGCGCTCATCGCTCCCGGGATGAAGACGATCGACGATTCCCTCGAGCTGCGTCGAAGGATCTACGGCGCCTTCGAGCTGGCCGAGAGCTCGACGGATGCGAGCGAACAGCGGTTCTGGCTGACGGTCGTGGTCGTGGGGGCCGGTCCGACGGGGGTGGAGCTCGCCGGGCAGATCCGGGAGCTCGCGGCACGGAGCCTTCGTCGTGACTTCCGCAGCATCGACCCTTCGTCGGTTCGAGTCGTGCTGCTCGACGGGGGAAAGGAGCCGCTGGCGAACTTCGGGGACCGGCTCTCCGGGAAGGCAGCCAGGGACCTCGAGCACATGGGTGTCGAGCTGCGGATGGGGGAGCGGGTCGTGGGGGTGGACGGCCTCGGCGTCGATGTCGGGGGCCCGGACGGAAAGGATCGGATCAGGGCCGGCACCACGATCTGGGCCGCCGGCGTCCAGGCTTCGCCATTGGCGGCGCAGCTGGCCGAGGCGAGCGGCGCGCAGACGGATCACGCCGGGCGGATCGCCGTGCTCCCCGACCTCACGCTTCCTGGGCATCCCGAGGTGTTCGCCCTCGGCGACATGGCCACCCTCAACGACCTGCCGGGCGTGGTCGAGGTCGCCCTGCAGGGGGGTCTGCATGCCGCCAACACCGTCCGTCGGCGCCTTAAGGGCGACACGAGGAGCGTGGCCTTCAAGTATCGAGATCTCGGCAGCGCCGCGGCCATCGGCCGCTTCAAGGCGATCGTCAGCGTGCGGGGTCTCCGGCTCAGCGGCTTCCCGGGCTGGGTCGTGTGGATGTTCGTCCACATCGGCTTTCTGAACGGCTTCGGCAACAGGCTGACGACGATGTTCCGTTGGGCCCGTTCGATGATCGGCCGCAGCCGGCCGGAGCGGGTCTTCAGCGTGGGCCGCACGGGCGGCGACGTCAGCCTTCCCGAGGAGGTCCGGGCCAAGATCATGCCGAGCCCGTTCCCGGCGATGGACGTCCAGCTCAGGCGGGGTGAGACGACCGACCGGTAG
- a CDS encoding HAD-IA family hydrolase, with protein MSEGFEGAIFDVDGVLVDSPHERAWRESLEELMKGEWRDIREQTTWSPERFTPQVYEQLMSGKPRMSGARAVLEYFEVPDIDSRVNTYADRKQSMVVGLIEAGEFKAYPDALRLVLSVRERGIHVAAASSSKNSEPMLRQIRLDKFAQEQGLRDDSVTPGLTLQAVFDADVSGRDFAHGKPDPEIFLTAATELGRPPQRCFVVEDAVSGIQAAKAGGMAGLGIARHGDAEMLGNAKADLVVTSLDMVDLDRLSDGVLVAREA; from the coding sequence ATGTCCGAGGGATTTGAGGGAGCGATCTTCGACGTCGATGGGGTGCTCGTCGACTCCCCGCACGAACGGGCCTGGCGCGAGTCCCTCGAGGAGCTCATGAAAGGAGAGTGGCGCGACATCCGGGAACAGACCACCTGGTCGCCCGAGCGGTTCACCCCGCAAGTCTACGAGCAGCTCATGTCCGGCAAGCCCCGCATGAGCGGCGCTCGTGCCGTGTTGGAGTACTTCGAGGTACCCGACATCGACAGCCGGGTGAACACCTACGCTGATCGCAAGCAGTCGATGGTGGTCGGACTCATCGAGGCGGGGGAGTTCAAGGCCTACCCCGACGCTCTCCGGCTCGTGCTGAGCGTGCGGGAGAGAGGGATCCACGTCGCCGCCGCGTCCTCGTCGAAGAATTCCGAGCCGATGCTGCGCCAGATCCGCCTGGACAAGTTCGCCCAGGAGCAGGGCCTCCGCGACGACTCGGTTACGCCGGGACTGACCCTGCAGGCCGTCTTCGACGCCGACGTGTCCGGTCGCGACTTCGCCCACGGCAAGCCCGACCCCGAGATCTTTCTGACCGCAGCCACCGAGCTGGGACGACCGCCGCAGCGCTGCTTTGTCGTCGAGGACGCTGTGTCGGGCATCCAAGCGGCGAAAGCGGGGGGCATGGCCGGCCTGGGTATCGCCCGGCACGGCGATGCGGAGATGCTGGGAAACGCCAAGGCGGACCTCGTGGTGACCTCGCTCGACATGGTGGATCTCGACCGCCTGAGCGACGGCGTTCTCGTCGCCAGAGAGGCCTGA
- a CDS encoding glycoside hydrolase family 15 protein, protein MSDYPLISDHGLIGDLQTSALVTKDGTIDFFCAPRFDSPSIFASLLDARKGGRFRIAPLVDGCQTTQIYFPQSACLITRFMTDAGVAELVDFMPIDNPTVATENHRICRGVRCLRGELPFRLECEPRFNFARQAHKLSLTGEGAVFETNGKQTVLHGAAGLERSGDGDVRLDFTLRAGEARGFMLETGATRAPQGMDRGEAVRLFEQTVQYWRNWLARCTYQGRWREIVHRSAMSLKLMTYAPTGALVAATTAGLPEQIGGERNWDYRFTWIRDASFSVYALLGLGYTEEARAFLVWMGNRVSEHVGKDSGPLKIMYRVDGSSDLVEETLDHFEGYMGSRPVRIGNGAADQLQLDIYGEAMDSIALADPVEPVGYLGWLELMHIADWLAENWDQPDEGVWETRGGRKDFTYGRVQCWVAFDRLIRMARDRGRPGDVQRWTTARDAIYQQIMDKGWNPERGAFTQYPGTDVLDAICLLMPLVGFVGPKDPLWLSTMDAMDNELVTDSLVYRYNPAASPDGLQGSEGTFSLCSFFYVDALTRAGRLEEAQYAFEKMLTYANHVGLYSEEIDPSGRQIGNFPQAFTHLALVRAAIDLDAALNAGGGSVFELPGGLGLPTALNLAAGQLRPAQGGTGLQPE, encoded by the coding sequence GTGAGCGATTATCCCCTCATCAGCGACCACGGCCTCATCGGAGACCTCCAGACCTCGGCGCTCGTCACCAAGGACGGCACGATCGACTTCTTCTGTGCCCCGCGCTTCGACTCCCCCAGCATCTTCGCCTCGCTCCTGGACGCCCGGAAGGGCGGACGGTTCCGCATCGCCCCGTTGGTCGACGGTTGCCAGACCACCCAGATCTACTTCCCCCAGTCGGCCTGCTTGATCACGCGCTTCATGACCGACGCCGGGGTGGCCGAGCTGGTCGACTTCATGCCCATCGACAACCCCACCGTGGCCACCGAGAACCACAGGATCTGCCGGGGCGTGCGCTGCCTGCGAGGCGAGCTGCCATTCCGCCTGGAGTGCGAGCCCCGCTTCAACTTCGCCCGCCAGGCCCACAAGCTGTCCTTGACCGGCGAAGGGGCCGTGTTCGAGACGAACGGGAAGCAAACTGTCCTCCACGGCGCTGCGGGCCTCGAACGATCGGGAGACGGCGACGTCCGCCTCGACTTCACGCTCAGGGCCGGCGAGGCGCGGGGGTTCATGCTGGAGACGGGGGCTACGCGGGCACCCCAGGGCATGGACCGGGGCGAGGCGGTACGGCTCTTCGAGCAGACGGTGCAGTACTGGCGTAACTGGCTCGCCAGGTGCACCTACCAGGGGCGCTGGCGGGAGATAGTCCACCGCTCGGCCATGTCGCTCAAGCTCATGACCTACGCCCCGACCGGTGCCCTGGTGGCCGCCACCACCGCCGGCCTGCCGGAGCAGATCGGTGGCGAGCGCAACTGGGACTACCGCTTCACCTGGATCCGGGACGCCTCCTTCTCGGTCTACGCCCTCCTGGGCCTGGGGTACACAGAGGAGGCGAGGGCGTTCCTGGTGTGGATGGGCAATCGGGTCTCTGAGCACGTTGGCAAGGACTCGGGCCCGCTCAAGATCATGTACCGGGTGGACGGGTCCTCGGACCTTGTGGAAGAGACCCTGGACCACTTCGAGGGCTATATGGGCTCGCGCCCTGTGCGGATCGGCAACGGGGCCGCCGACCAGCTCCAACTCGACATCTACGGGGAGGCGATGGATTCCATCGCGCTGGCCGACCCGGTCGAGCCCGTCGGCTACCTGGGCTGGCTGGAGCTCATGCACATCGCCGACTGGCTGGCCGAGAACTGGGACCAGCCCGACGAGGGGGTCTGGGAGACCCGAGGCGGGCGCAAGGACTTCACCTACGGGCGGGTGCAGTGCTGGGTGGCGTTCGACCGTCTCATCCGCATGGCCCGTGATCGGGGCCGGCCGGGCGACGTGCAGCGCTGGACCACCGCCAGGGACGCCATCTACCAGCAGATCATGGACAAGGGCTGGAACCCCGAGCGGGGAGCCTTCACCCAGTACCCGGGGACGGACGTGCTGGACGCGATCTGTCTGCTGATGCCGCTAGTCGGCTTCGTGGGCCCCAAGGACCCGCTGTGGCTGTCGACCATGGACGCCATGGACAACGAGCTCGTCACCGACAGCCTGGTCTACCGGTATAACCCGGCCGCGTCGCCGGACGGCCTGCAGGGATCGGAGGGGACGTTCTCGCTGTGCTCGTTCTTCTACGTGGACGCCCTGACGCGTGCCGGCCGCCTCGAGGAGGCGCAGTATGCCTTCGAGAAGATGCTGACCTACGCCAACCACGTCGGTCTGTACTCCGAGGAGATCGACCCGTCGGGCCGCCAGATCGGCAACTTCCCGCAGGCCTTCACCCACCTGGCGTTGGTCCGCGCCGCCATCGACCTCGACGCCGCGCTCAACGCGGGGGGCGGATCGGTCTTCGAGCTACCGGGCGGGCTCGGTCTGCCGACCGCACTCAACCTGGCGGCGGGACAGCTTCGCCCGGCCCAGGGAGGCACCGGCCTGCAACCCGAGTGA
- the cydD gene encoding thiol reductant ABC exporter subunit CydD — protein MLSVLLGGVTALLVVAQAWLLAETVAGAFAHREDLAQLRVPIMLLLAAIVARAALSWGAERAAHRASSSAKSELRTALVERIAALGPARLENQRTGALAVLATHGIDALDGYFSRYLPQVFLAAIVPITVIAVVSGLDWISAAIIAVTIPLIPLFMALVGASTGERTERQIHTLQRMAGHFLDAVAGLPTLKVFGRAKAQAKAIGEMTDRYRQTTMLTLRIAFLSSLVLELLATISVALVAVAVGLRLLGGHLDLRTALFVLVLAPEAYLPLRLLGTNFHASAEGMKAAEQVFAVLEQPLPPRGAVTVRPGPSASGISVRDVEVTFPGRGQPALRPLSFTVDPGEVVALVGPSGCGKSTLLGVLLGLIPPDSGSVRVGGFDLHELDIDSWRSRLAWVPQHPHLFAASLSENVRLGRPDAPTSDVARAVADAGLEEVVDRLPRGLDTRLGERGAGLSAGERQRVALARAFLRDAPLLLLDEPTANLDGATEEAVLGRIRRLVVGRTVLLVAHRPELVALADRVVSLVPEGAAT, from the coding sequence CTGTTGTCGGTCCTGCTCGGCGGCGTCACCGCGCTGCTCGTCGTAGCCCAGGCCTGGCTGCTGGCTGAGACGGTGGCCGGTGCGTTCGCCCACCGGGAGGACCTGGCGCAGCTGCGCGTGCCGATCATGCTCCTCCTCGCCGCGATCGTGGCCCGTGCGGCGCTCAGCTGGGGCGCGGAGCGGGCCGCTCACCGGGCCTCATCCAGTGCGAAGTCCGAGCTGCGGACCGCGCTCGTGGAACGGATCGCCGCGCTCGGGCCAGCCCGGTTGGAGAACCAGCGCACGGGTGCCCTGGCCGTGCTCGCCACGCACGGCATCGACGCCCTCGACGGGTACTTCTCGCGCTATCTGCCGCAGGTCTTCCTGGCCGCGATCGTTCCGATCACCGTCATCGCCGTGGTCTCCGGGCTCGACTGGATCTCGGCGGCGATCATCGCCGTCACCATCCCGCTGATCCCGCTGTTCATGGCGCTCGTGGGGGCCTCGACGGGGGAACGGACGGAGCGCCAGATCCACACGCTCCAACGGATGGCCGGCCACTTCCTGGACGCGGTCGCCGGTCTCCCGACGCTGAAGGTCTTCGGGCGGGCCAAGGCCCAGGCCAAGGCCATCGGCGAGATGACCGACCGCTACCGGCAGACGACGATGCTCACGCTGCGGATCGCCTTTCTCTCCTCGCTCGTCCTGGAGCTCCTGGCCACGATCTCGGTGGCACTGGTGGCGGTCGCCGTCGGTCTCCGCCTCCTCGGTGGGCACCTCGACCTGCGCACCGCCCTCTTCGTGCTCGTCCTGGCCCCGGAGGCCTACCTGCCGCTGCGCCTGCTCGGTACGAACTTCCACGCCAGCGCCGAGGGCATGAAGGCCGCCGAGCAGGTCTTCGCCGTGCTCGAGCAGCCGCTCCCACCCCGCGGCGCCGTCACGGTCAGGCCCGGTCCGTCTGCCAGCGGCATCTCCGTACGTGACGTCGAGGTGACCTTTCCCGGTCGTGGCCAGCCGGCGCTGCGCCCGCTCTCGTTCACCGTCGACCCCGGGGAAGTGGTCGCCCTTGTCGGGCCGAGCGGTTGCGGCAAGTCGACGCTGCTCGGTGTCCTGCTCGGGCTGATCCCTCCCGACAGCGGATCGGTCCGGGTGGGTGGCTTCGATCTGCACGAGCTGGACATCGATTCCTGGCGGTCACGGCTGGCGTGGGTGCCGCAGCATCCCCATCTGTTCGCGGCGTCGTTGTCCGAAAACGTGCGCCTGGGCCGGCCGGATGCGCCGACCAGCGACGTGGCGCGCGCCGTCGCCGACGCCGGCCTCGAAGAGGTCGTCGACCGCCTGCCCCGAGGGCTCGACACCCGCCTGGGCGAGCGGGGGGCCGGGCTGTCGGCCGGTGAGCGGCAACGGGTCGCCCTGGCTCGGGCGTTCCTGAGGGACGCGCCGTTGCTGCTGCTGGACGAGCCCACCGCGAACCTCGACGGCGCCACCGAGGAGGCGGTCCTCGGCCGCATCCGGCGCCTGGTGGTGGGGCGTACGGTCCTGCTCGTGGCCCACCGGCCCGAGCTGGTGGCCCTGGCGGACCGGGTGGTCAGCCTCGTTCCCGAAGGGGCGGCCACATGA
- a CDS encoding GMC family oxidoreductase, whose product MPERYDVIIIGSGAGGGTLAHTLAPSGLKVLLLERGNYLYRETENWNPDEVFVEGRYISPDTWYDADGKPFQPQVHYFVGGATKMYGAALYRLRPRDFGELKHVDGISPAWPLSYDDFEPWYTKAEWLYQVHGNHGEDPTEGPWSKDYPWPAVSHEPRLEQLSDDLRSAGYHPFHAPCGILLDEADRAKSTCIRCAWCDGYPCMVHAKSDADVIAVRPVLDNPNVTLLVDAQVTRLETDPTGRTVTGVVVTRGGQDEVYEADIVALSAGAANSAKVLLGSANDQHPNGLANGSDQVGRNYMFHNCKAAVALAKEPNETVFQKTLGVNDFYFGVDDYEFPVGNLQMVGKSNPSAMKGEEPKLTKLAPRWSLEKVARHAVDFWLTTEDLPVADNRVTVDRHGSIRLAYTSTNDQEAERLYHEFKTLLNRVGMANHHLLDKNFYMDINIPVAGCAHQAGTCRFGTDPATSVLDENCKAHELDNLYIVDTSFFPSIGAVNPALTAMANAIRVGEHLIDRMQ is encoded by the coding sequence GTGCCGGAGCGCTACGACGTCATCATCATCGGCAGCGGCGCGGGTGGGGGAACCCTTGCGCACACGCTCGCCCCCTCGGGCCTCAAGGTCCTCCTCCTCGAGCGCGGCAACTACCTGTACCGGGAGACAGAGAACTGGAACCCGGACGAGGTCTTCGTCGAGGGTCGGTACATCTCTCCCGACACGTGGTACGACGCGGACGGCAAGCCGTTCCAGCCCCAGGTCCACTACTTCGTCGGCGGCGCCACCAAGATGTACGGAGCCGCCCTCTACCGGTTGCGCCCTCGGGACTTCGGCGAGCTGAAGCACGTCGACGGCATCTCGCCGGCGTGGCCGCTCTCCTACGACGATTTCGAGCCCTGGTACACGAAGGCCGAGTGGCTCTACCAGGTGCATGGCAACCACGGCGAGGACCCGACCGAGGGCCCCTGGAGCAAGGACTATCCCTGGCCCGCGGTCTCGCACGAGCCCCGCCTGGAGCAGCTGTCGGACGACCTCCGATCCGCCGGCTATCACCCCTTCCACGCTCCATGCGGCATCCTGCTCGACGAGGCCGACCGCGCCAAGAGCACCTGTATCCGCTGTGCGTGGTGTGACGGCTATCCCTGCATGGTGCACGCCAAGTCCGACGCCGATGTCATCGCCGTCCGTCCCGTCCTCGACAACCCGAACGTGACGTTGCTGGTCGACGCCCAGGTCACCAGGCTCGAGACCGATCCCACGGGTCGCACGGTCACGGGCGTCGTCGTCACCCGCGGTGGCCAGGACGAGGTCTACGAGGCCGACATCGTGGCCCTCTCGGCGGGAGCGGCGAACAGCGCCAAGGTCCTCCTCGGCTCGGCCAACGACCAGCATCCGAACGGTCTCGCCAACGGGTCAGACCAGGTCGGCCGGAACTACATGTTCCACAACTGCAAGGCCGCGGTTGCCCTCGCCAAGGAGCCCAACGAGACCGTCTTCCAGAAGACCCTGGGCGTGAACGACTTCTACTTCGGGGTCGACGACTACGAGTTCCCGGTCGGAAACCTGCAGATGGTGGGCAAGTCGAACCCGTCAGCGATGAAGGGTGAAGAGCCCAAGCTCACCAAGCTGGCGCCGAGGTGGAGCCTCGAGAAGGTGGCCAGGCACGCAGTGGACTTCTGGCTCACGACGGAGGACCTGCCGGTGGCGGACAACCGCGTCACGGTGGACCGCCACGGGAGCATCCGGCTGGCGTACACGTCGACCAACGACCAGGAGGCCGAGCGCCTCTACCACGAGTTCAAGACGCTCCTGAACCGGGTCGGCATGGCCAACCACCACCTGCTCGACAAGAACTTCTACATGGACATCAACATCCCGGTCGCCGGGTGCGCCCATCAGGCGGGCACGTGCCGGTTCGGGACGGATCCGGCGACGTCGGTGCTCGACGAGAACTGCAAGGCTCACGAGCTCGACAACCTCTATATCGTCGACACGAGCTTCTTCCCGAGCATCGGCGCCGTGAACCCGGCCCTCACGGCCATGGCCAACGCCATCCGGGTCGGTGAGCATCTCATCGATCGGATGCAGTAG
- a CDS encoding glycosyl hydrolase family 65 protein, producing MTAPAHRSKGSLLYERFDGAEEGLREALTSTGNGYFCTRGSAEWEDPDGVHYPGTYTHGGYNRETTIMGGTPVLNEDLVNLPNWTVLKLRIGGGEVVRLDDVELLSYRHEYDIAGAVLARALRFRDQSGGETTLSSRRFVSMADRHLAGIEWTITAENWSGRVEIVSALDGRVANAGVARYRELEGRHLEPVLPRTFGPDVIALMARTRQSRIYVAEAARTKVYSDGVAPEVEQDLYQMEDYIQQVLSFDVREGAPVRVEKMVGFYTSRDYATSEPLGSAGNAVRTCPSFSDALADHRQVWNELWEMCGLVVASDPAVQLRLRLHASHVLQVCSGNTAEVDSGVVARGLNGEAYRGHVFWDELFVLLYLSFRMPRVTRHLLLYRARRLGEARRAAQAAGFRGAMYPWQSGSDGKEETQVVHLNPLSGRWEPDLSHNQRHVNAAIFYNIWLYYRVTGDREFMVDHGAEMMLEIARFWGSLVFYNPERDRYEIHGVMGPDEFHESYPGAEGGGLRNNAYTNVMVAWICQIAPKVLDLLPEGRARSLRARIDLTDDEIDTWARVSRRMFVPFHADGIISQFEGYGQLAELDWDAYRERYDGKIQRLDRILRAEDDDPGRYKMSKQADTVMLFYLFSDEELAGLFERLGYEFAPDTARKNIDYYDRRTSHGSTLSFVTYAGALAEVDPDRAWERFLVALESDIGDIQGGTTKEGIHMGVMAGTLDLVQRAFLGTSIRDDVLSFAPRLVEPLDGLSFSMQFRGVPLRVSLSGAELTVAALPEAVGGPVRVAMGADVRELRPGQRCAFKVGGASSGDHSRQEERDVRGI from the coding sequence ATGACCGCGCCAGCGCACCGTTCGAAAGGCTCGCTGCTCTACGAGCGTTTTGATGGCGCCGAGGAAGGCCTGCGGGAGGCGCTGACCTCGACCGGCAACGGCTACTTCTGCACCCGCGGCTCGGCGGAGTGGGAGGACCCCGACGGCGTCCACTACCCGGGCACGTACACGCACGGCGGGTACAACCGGGAGACCACCATCATGGGCGGCACGCCGGTGCTCAACGAGGATCTGGTCAACCTGCCCAACTGGACCGTTCTCAAGCTGCGGATCGGTGGCGGGGAGGTGGTCCGCCTCGACGACGTCGAGCTGCTGTCCTACCGCCACGAGTACGACATCGCGGGAGCCGTCTTGGCGCGAGCCCTGCGCTTTCGTGACCAGTCCGGCGGGGAGACGACCTTGAGCAGCCGTCGGTTCGTGAGCATGGCCGACCGGCACCTGGCGGGCATCGAGTGGACAATCACGGCCGAGAACTGGTCGGGTCGCGTGGAGATCGTCTCGGCGCTCGACGGCCGCGTGGCCAACGCGGGGGTCGCCCGGTATCGGGAGCTCGAGGGACGACACCTCGAACCGGTTCTGCCGCGGACGTTCGGACCCGACGTGATCGCCCTGATGGCGCGCACGCGCCAGTCCCGCATCTACGTGGCCGAGGCGGCGCGCACCAAGGTCTACTCCGACGGGGTGGCGCCCGAGGTCGAGCAAGACCTCTACCAGATGGAGGACTATATCCAGCAGGTCCTCAGCTTCGACGTGCGCGAGGGCGCGCCGGTGCGGGTCGAGAAGATGGTCGGCTTCTACACCTCACGCGACTACGCGACGAGCGAGCCGCTGGGAAGTGCCGGCAACGCAGTGCGAACCTGCCCCTCCTTCTCCGACGCCTTGGCTGACCACCGTCAGGTCTGGAACGAGCTGTGGGAGATGTGTGGCCTGGTGGTCGCCTCCGATCCCGCTGTGCAGTTGCGGTTGCGGTTGCACGCGTCCCATGTCCTCCAGGTCTGCTCGGGTAACACCGCCGAGGTCGACTCCGGAGTCGTCGCCCGCGGGTTGAACGGTGAGGCCTACCGCGGCCACGTCTTCTGGGACGAGCTGTTCGTGCTGCTGTACCTGAGCTTTCGCATGCCACGGGTGACCCGCCACCTGCTCTTGTACCGGGCGCGCCGGCTCGGAGAGGCTCGCCGAGCGGCGCAGGCTGCTGGCTTCCGGGGCGCCATGTACCCCTGGCAGAGCGGCAGCGACGGGAAAGAGGAGACCCAGGTTGTGCACCTCAATCCGTTGTCAGGGCGCTGGGAGCCCGACCTCAGCCACAACCAGCGCCATGTCAACGCGGCGATCTTCTACAACATCTGGCTCTACTACCGGGTTACCGGCGACCGCGAGTTCATGGTCGATCACGGAGCCGAGATGATGCTCGAGATCGCTCGGTTCTGGGGTTCGCTGGTTTTTTACAACCCCGAGCGCGACCGTTACGAGATCCACGGGGTGATGGGCCCGGACGAGTTCCACGAGAGCTACCCCGGCGCAGAAGGTGGGGGCTTGCGCAACAATGCATATACCAACGTCATGGTGGCTTGGATCTGCCAGATCGCCCCGAAGGTGCTCGACTTGCTCCCAGAGGGGCGGGCTCGATCTCTTCGAGCTCGGATCGACCTGACCGATGACGAGATCGACACCTGGGCGCGGGTGAGCCGGAGGATGTTCGTGCCGTTCCACGCCGACGGCATCATCAGCCAGTTCGAGGGATACGGCCAGCTGGCCGAGCTCGACTGGGATGCCTACCGTGAGCGCTACGACGGCAAGATCCAGCGGCTCGACCGCATCCTCCGGGCAGAAGATGACGATCCTGGCCGCTACAAGATGTCCAAGCAGGCCGATACCGTCATGCTCTTCTACCTGTTCTCGGACGAGGAGCTCGCCGGGTTGTTCGAGAGGCTCGGCTACGAGTTTGCTCCGGACACGGCGCGCAAGAACATCGACTACTACGACCGCCGGACCTCCCACGGGTCGACGCTCAGCTTCGTCACCTACGCCGGCGCCCTCGCCGAGGTGGACCCCGACAGAGCCTGGGAACGGTTCCTGGTGGCCCTCGAGAGCGACATCGGCGATATCCAGGGGGGGACGACGAAAGAGGGCATCCACATGGGGGTCATGGCCGGCACGCTGGACCTCGTACAGCGGGCGTTCCTCGGGACCAGTATCCGCGATGACGTGTTGTCGTTCGCGCCGCGGCTGGTGGAACCTCTCGACGGATTGTCCTTCTCGATGCAGTTTCGCGGGGTGCCGCTCCGCGTGAGCCTCAGCGGGGCAGAGCTGACGGTGGCGGCGCTTCCCGAGGCTGTCGGCGGGCCCGTCAGGGTGGCGATGGGCGCCGATGTGAGGGAGCTTCGGCCGGGTCAGCGCTGCGCGTTCAAGGTGGGCGGAGCATCATCCGGAGACCACTCTCGACAGGAGGAACGGGATGTCCGAGGGATTTGA
- a CDS encoding glucose 1-dehydrogenase, whose product MDQIEAELSLAGKVAIVTGGNSGIGQAVTLALADRSANVVIDYVAHPEATEELERKIAAMGDQSIGVEADVSKVADLQRLIDSAVKAFGRLDVMINNAGVESRTGVLDSTEEQYDEVLDINLKSAFFGTQLAARQMIAQGGGGRVINMTSVHEDWPMPGNTPYCLSKGGMRMLTRTAGVELAPHGITVVGVGPGAVITPINRSTLDDPEKLKRINDAIPLARMADPDEIARVVAFLAGAGSSYVTATTIMADGGLMQSSPGL is encoded by the coding sequence ATGGACCAGATAGAAGCGGAACTGAGCCTCGCTGGGAAGGTGGCCATCGTCACCGGTGGGAACAGCGGGATCGGCCAAGCGGTCACCCTCGCTCTGGCCGACCGGAGCGCCAACGTCGTCATCGACTACGTGGCCCATCCCGAGGCCACCGAGGAGCTCGAGCGCAAGATCGCGGCCATGGGAGACCAGTCCATCGGGGTCGAGGCCGACGTCAGCAAGGTCGCCGACCTACAGAGGCTGATCGACAGCGCCGTGAAGGCCTTCGGTCGGCTCGACGTGATGATCAACAACGCCGGCGTCGAGAGTCGGACCGGGGTGCTGGATTCAACCGAGGAGCAGTACGACGAGGTGCTCGACATCAACCTGAAGAGCGCCTTCTTCGGCACGCAGCTGGCGGCGAGGCAAATGATCGCCCAAGGTGGCGGGGGGCGAGTCATCAACATGACGTCGGTCCACGAGGACTGGCCGATGCCGGGCAACACGCCCTACTGCCTGTCCAAGGGGGGAATGCGTATGCTGACCCGGACGGCGGGGGTGGAGCTGGCGCCCCACGGGATCACGGTGGTCGGCGTCGGTCCGGGCGCGGTGATCACGCCCATCAACAGATCCACGCTTGACGATCCGGAGAAGCTCAAGCGCATCAACGACGCCATCCCGCTGGCCCGCATGGCCGACCCGGACGAGATCGCCAGGGTCGTGGCTTTCCTTGCCGGCGCTGGATCGAGCTACGTCACGGCGACGACGATCATGGCCGACGGCGGCCTCATGCAGAGCAGCCCGGGGCTCTGA